The window GTACTTTTCTTCGTAGATAACATCTTCCGTTTTACACAGGCCGGTTCAGAGGTGTCAGCACTTCTTGGTCGTATGCCTTCAGCGGTAGGTTATCAGCCGACATTAGCAACCGAGATGGGTGCGATGCAAGAGCGTATTACTTCAACTAAAAAAGGATCTATTACATCAGTACAGGCGGTTTACGTACCTGCGGATGACTTGACGGATCCGGCTCCTGCAACTACTTTCGCCCACTTAGATGCTACTACGGTATTATCTCGTAAGATTGCCGAATTAGGTATTTATCCTGCGGTAGACCCACTAGATTCTACTTCAAGAATCCTTACAGCAGATATCTTAGGGAAAGACCACTATGGTTGTGCACAAAGAGTGAAAGAGTTGTTACAACGTTATAAGGAATTACAGGATATTATTGCCATCCTTGGTATGGAAGAACTTTCTGAGGAGGATAAATTAGCAGTATCACGTGCCCGTCGTGTTCAGCGTTTCTTGTCTCAGCCGTTCCACGTTGCAGAGCAGTTTACCGGGATCCCGGGAGTGTTGGTTGATATCAAAGATACAATCAAAGGGTTTAATATGATAATGGATGGTGAGTTAGATCACTTGCCTGAGGCAGCTTTCAACTTAAAAGGAACCATCGAAGAAGCTATCGAAGCCGGTGAAAAAATGTTAGCTGAAGCGTAATTAGTATGAGATTTGACAGGTTGGCTTATGAGATTTTCTTCTGAACCGACTCTCAATACTCAACACTCAATACTGAAAAATATGTATTTAGAAATAGTATCACCCGAAGCAACATTATTTAAAGGAGAGGTTACTTCTATAGCCGTTCCCGGAATTAATGGTGAGTTTCAAATGCTGAAAGATCACGCACCGATTGTATCGATCCTGGGGAAAGGAAATGTTAAGATCTTTGGTGATGTGGAACTAACGGAAGAGTTTGCAGATAAGTTCTCTAAAGGCGACAAAAATGAAACTTTGTTACCGATCAATAGCGGAACAATTGAGCTGAACAATAATAAGGTAATTATTTTAGCTGATTAATTTCAGCTTTAACATAAAAAGAAAAGCCGGGCGTTAGTCCGGCTTTTTAGGTTTTAAGCAAGATCAATTCCTAATCCTGATCGTTGAAAGATTGTTTTTTTATTATCGCAAAACTGTCTTGTCCTGAAATAGCTATACACAAAAACACGTGTATGGAAACAGCAAAACAAGAAGAAAATTATGTAATGCGTTCAGGCAAACAAGAACGCTATGACAAGCGGTTGATCAAAAAAATCGTTCAAGAAGTAGAAGCTGGCCTCCCAAGGAAACAGGCCAAACGGATCTATAAAATGGGCGCAAGCACTTTGGATGACTGGATGAACCGGTACGGTTCGGAGCACTATCACCAGCAGCTCAAGAGGAGGAGCTACACCAAGCTCCAAAAGCGAACCATCGTTACGGCCATAGAGCAGGGTAGGATGAGCATTGCGGAAGCCCGTACAGCCTACAATATCAAAACAGAAAAGACCATAAGGGACTGGATATTGCGCTTTAAAGAAGAAAAAGTCGATCTTTGTATTGAAACCCAACCTCAAATGGCAAAACAAAAATCACCGGACAAACAAGCTTTGGAAAAAGCTTTACAAGAGGCAGAACTAAAGATAAAAGCCTTAAACACACTGATTGATGTAGCCGAAGACCAACTTAAAATCGATATCAGAAAAAAGTCTGGTGCCAAACAGTCCTAAAAATGAAGCAGGACTTCCCCAAATTGGGGATAGGTCTGCTGTGCCAGCCGTTTGGTAAAACAAGGCATGCTTACTACGATGCCCTCTGTCGAAAAGAACGCAGTCTGGTCAAAGAGGATATCATTCTCCAGGAGGTCTCCAATATCAGAAAGCAGCTACCCAGATTGGGTACCCGTAAACTGCACCACCTATTGGGCAAAAGGCTTTTGTCCCACAATATAACCATTGGCAGGGACTATCTGTTCAATTTGCTGTGTGACCTAATCTATTGGTCAGGCAACGAAAACGCAAAGCCATGACGACCAATTCAAGACATTGGATGAAAAAGTACAGCAACCTGATTAAAGACATGGAAATAACCCGTCCAGAACAGGTATGGGTCAGTGATATAACCTATATCAGAATGGTTAACCAATGGGGCTATTTAAGCTTGATAACAGATGCTTTCTCAAGAAAGATAATGGGATATAGTTTTAGGATGGACCTGACGGCACAAGGCTGTATTGATGCTTTAACAATGGCTTTGAACAACAAAACATACCAAGAGCCAATGGTACACCATTCCGATAGAGGTTCACAGTATTGTTCATCTCAATACGTGAAGCTGTTGCTCCAGAACAATGTGGCCATTAGCATGACAGAGAATGGAGACCCCTATGAAAATGCCATTGCAGAACGTGTCAATGGCATCATAAAAACAGAGTTCAATTTGCACTCAAGTATGCTCGGGCTTGGGCAAACACAAAAGCACATATCAAAGAGCATTGCTAATTATAATGCTTTGAGACCACATGCAAGCTGTGATTA of the Zhouia spongiae genome contains:
- a CDS encoding F0F1 ATP synthase subunit epsilon, with translation MYLEIVSPEATLFKGEVTSIAVPGINGEFQMLKDHAPIVSILGKGNVKIFGDVELTEEFADKFSKGDKNETLLPINSGTIELNNNKVIILAD
- a CDS encoding IS3 family transposase, which translates into the protein MVRQRKRKAMTTNSRHWMKKYSNLIKDMEITRPEQVWVSDITYIRMVNQWGYLSLITDAFSRKIMGYSFRMDLTAQGCIDALTMALNNKTYQEPMVHHSDRGSQYCSSQYVKLLLQNNVAISMTENGDPYENAIAERVNGIIKTEFNLHSSMLGLGQTQKHISKSIANYNALRPHASCDYLTPNQAHLKTTILKKRWKNYQAYNNPKMTVQSF